Proteins encoded in a region of the Paucibacter sediminis genome:
- a CDS encoding two-component system response regulator: MMASLDRPLRVQIVEDERIVAFDLRSGLEQLGHEVVGIASSEQEALRLALRETPDLVLMDIHLDQGSDGVAAACELREQLAIPVIFLTAYGETETLRRAAQAAPYGYLLKPFELRELNATLHMAMARRSEERKTEAAERRLLLALESAQLAVLESQGGQLRWGGHQLGQEFRALTQAASMVELQQHLEPPAQRALQALLEHGIPLDLTCRWLAPGGAARWLEIHARRFEHEQLVMGMVRDVTARVEGETRLRQAVAAFDATDEAIMFLDAQHRVLSCNPAFTALTGWPESQVLGLRPAEFLYARRHGDHPDRKEEAPRHGEVSCMRRDGSTFPALEHLSAVLDEQGLPGHHVLSFSDISEIRNAQHKLQHLALHDTLTGLGNRVAMQDVLDAPGLRSLGLLFIDLDGFKFINDSLGHDCGDELLKVLAVRLISILRSDDVAVRLGGDEFVVLMRHPRSAHDALQLAEKLLQALAQPVPLAAQPVAVTASIGVALFPEQVDSPQSLLRAADAAMYEAKARGRNRVALYAQAHADGASEQLRIEQGLRLAMQAGQLSLHWQPMLEMGSGRILGAEALLRWQHPQLGQVAPQRFIPVAEANGMICAIGAWVMEQACAQAAAWRAQGLGLVRVAVNVSVRQFEQDDVLGLVRHCLQRHALPAQCLELELTESLFAQSATLRGSLQALRDLGVRLALDDFGTGFSSLGQIVSLPIDRIKIDRSFVIELVDSHHSRAVVKSIIMLAQTLGMEITVEGVETLEQHDVLLALGAVEAQGWLYHRAMPAEELLRLLRAH, from the coding sequence ATGATGGCCTCGCTGGATCGACCCTTGCGCGTGCAGATCGTCGAGGACGAGCGCATCGTCGCCTTCGACCTGCGCAGCGGCCTGGAGCAACTCGGGCACGAGGTGGTGGGCATTGCCTCCAGCGAGCAGGAGGCGCTGCGCCTGGCGCTGCGCGAGACCCCCGACCTGGTGCTGATGGACATCCACCTCGACCAGGGCAGCGACGGTGTGGCCGCCGCCTGCGAGCTGCGCGAGCAGCTCGCCATCCCGGTGATCTTTCTCACCGCCTATGGCGAGACCGAGACGCTGCGGCGCGCGGCGCAGGCCGCGCCCTACGGCTATCTGCTCAAGCCCTTCGAGCTGCGCGAGCTCAACGCCACCCTGCACATGGCGATGGCGCGGCGCAGCGAGGAGCGCAAGACCGAGGCGGCCGAACGCCGCCTGCTGCTGGCGCTCGAGTCCGCCCAGCTGGCGGTGCTGGAGTCGCAGGGCGGCCAGCTGCGCTGGGGCGGCCACCAGCTGGGCCAGGAATTCCGTGCGCTCACCCAGGCCGCCAGCATGGTGGAGCTGCAGCAGCATCTGGAGCCGCCGGCGCAGCGCGCGCTGCAGGCCCTGCTGGAGCATGGCATCCCGCTCGACCTGACCTGCCGCTGGCTGGCCCCCGGCGGCGCGGCGCGCTGGCTGGAGATCCATGCGCGGCGCTTCGAGCATGAGCAGCTGGTGATGGGCATGGTGCGCGACGTCACCGCGCGCGTCGAGGGCGAGACGCGCCTGCGCCAGGCGGTGGCGGCCTTCGACGCCACCGACGAGGCCATCATGTTCCTCGACGCCCAGCACCGCGTGCTGAGCTGCAACCCCGCCTTCACCGCGCTGACCGGCTGGCCCGAGAGCCAGGTGCTGGGGCTGCGGCCGGCCGAGTTCCTCTACGCGCGCCGCCATGGCGACCATCCCGATCGCAAGGAAGAGGCGCCGCGCCATGGCGAGGTCAGCTGCATGCGCCGCGATGGCAGCACCTTCCCGGCGCTCGAGCATCTCAGCGCCGTGCTCGACGAGCAGGGGCTGCCGGGCCACCATGTGCTGAGCTTCTCGGACATCTCCGAGATCCGCAACGCCCAGCACAAGCTGCAGCACCTGGCCCTGCACGACACGCTCACCGGCCTGGGCAACCGCGTCGCCATGCAGGACGTGCTGGATGCCCCGGGCCTGCGCAGCCTGGGCCTGCTGTTCATCGATCTGGACGGCTTCAAGTTCATCAACGACAGCCTCGGCCACGACTGTGGCGACGAGCTGCTCAAGGTGCTGGCGGTGCGCTTGATCTCGATCCTGCGCAGCGACGATGTGGCGGTGCGCCTGGGCGGCGATGAATTCGTGGTGCTGATGCGCCACCCACGCAGCGCCCACGATGCGCTGCAGCTGGCCGAGAAGCTGCTGCAGGCGCTGGCGCAGCCGGTGCCGCTGGCGGCGCAGCCGGTGGCGGTGACCGCCAGCATCGGCGTGGCGCTCTTCCCCGAGCAGGTGGACAGCCCGCAAAGCCTGCTGCGCGCCGCCGACGCCGCCATGTACGAGGCCAAGGCGCGCGGCCGCAACCGCGTGGCCCTGTATGCCCAGGCCCATGCCGATGGCGCGAGCGAACAGCTGCGCATCGAGCAGGGCCTGCGCCTGGCCATGCAGGCCGGCCAGCTGAGCCTGCATTGGCAGCCCATGCTGGAGATGGGCAGCGGCCGCATCCTCGGTGCCGAGGCCTTGCTGCGCTGGCAGCATCCGCAGCTGGGCCAGGTGGCGCCGCAGCGCTTCATCCCGGTGGCCGAGGCCAACGGCATGATCTGCGCCATCGGTGCCTGGGTGATGGAGCAGGCCTGCGCCCAGGCCGCGGCCTGGCGTGCCCAGGGCCTGGGCCTGGTGCGCGTGGCGGTGAACGTCTCGGTGCGCCAGTTCGAGCAGGACGATGTGCTGGGCCTGGTGCGCCATTGCCTGCAGCGCCATGCGCTGCCGGCGCAATGCCTGGAGCTGGAGCTGACCGAATCGCTGTTTGCCCAGTCCGCCACCCTGCGCGGCAGCCTGCAGGCGCTGCGCGATCTGGGCGTGCGGCTGGCGCTGGACGATTTCGGCACCGGCTTCTCCTCGCTGGGCCAGATCGTCAGCCTGCCGATCGACCGCATCAAGATCGACCGCAGCTTCGTCATCGAGCTGGTGGACTCGCACCACAGCCGCGCCGTCGTCAAGTCCATCATCATGCTGGCCCAGACGCTGGGGATGGAGATCACGGTGGAGGGGGTGGAGACGTTGGAGCAGCACGACGTGCTGCTCGCGCTGGGCGCCGTCGAGGCCCAGGGCTGGCTCTACCACCGCGCCATGCCGGCCGAGGAACTGCTGCGTTTGTTGCGCGCGCATTGA
- a CDS encoding alpha/beta fold hydrolase yields the protein MTAPASEAHQAQRWLSQGLERLWWELVQAERAGVRPAFDFDLLIVGSGYGAAVAAAELAGSVDAEGRPQRIALLERGREYLPGAFPARLADLPGAVRFASAEAQAPKGRREGLFDIRLGPDMTVVLANGLGGGSLINAGVMEPAAPAVFAQAPWPAALREEPAPLQVWYERAHARLGSQANTIARLQGHQPRRLQWLQGLACADVPNAQARAARITVALAEHPKSAAGLALERCIACGDCATGCNTGAKESLDTNLLVQAAQAGLQIYTGATVELLLPAAGGGWELQLQHTDELLRAREPAPLRLRAHRVILAAGSLGSTEILMRSRAAGLALSACLGQRFSGNGDVLAAAVDAAQELHGIADEDLAPAERGVGPTITGLLDSGEGFVVEDLAIPGALRWVWEESFALARTLDDLARGDEGRHAGGREPFDDPFAIRPARSLRSVALAIMGLDAAAGELRLPPSKVGAAQESGVLSVHWPTLKDDGQVDARHRWLAERLATQGARLLANPAWRLLPAELEFMLGSTRGPMLTVHPLGGCGMADAADGGVVNQWGQVFTGKNGHASSEVYADLAVLDGAIMPTALGINPALTITALALRAVAAPTGLRHQWGLQAPAVPLQVQGPRPRYRAPAHQPGLPTLAEFRERMAGFVRLPGAPGGEVKYLELSFVYGELPLRQLLQPGPERALRIDAEQGRGMLRLFDTEPDPDAPGRYMVVARERRPGEGKLWMHAERRDEDARWCAPLASAELAVFHRAPSGPLRRRLRGLAAWFMNRGWRDMVFALQDQLAGRVPAQPGQGRSHGFLARLLAQARNAWHLASHAGERRLMDYRLTVGHPAPEAGRLPIWAIGLVGLELRGSKRIGYSRRGNPWMQLSRLYLEPGSPFEPLAGQREAMLELDLYYLARQRVPLLRLTQAQDLPSAIRDVGALMAYAARMLIGLHVWSMRKPDPAPEREIRRLPHAVPDLPAPEIVELPTGRWGEAGAQRRPVGRAPSADDQRTVYCRLTRYRAKRAGATPLLMIHGYSASGTTFAHHSVQPGPAKLLWDEGYDIWIVDMRTSAGMPTARLPWTFEEAAFNDIPVAIDHILQATGQAQLQVLAHCMGSVMLHMALLEPREQPDIEHFYPLRRALMAQRQISKLVISQVTPMLIFSPTNTLRAHLMQYLRPYLPLQDYAFRPAGDKLLDQLIDRLLATLPYPDNEYDIENPPPPSIARTPWVRTRHRMDMLYGRDFAIGNVDQPVFDHIDDHFGPLSLDTVAQAINFARANEITDWQGASVYLDDLSKSLALLQAFPVLSVHGQDNGLCQAESAELTADHYAHVAPGRYRYHVVSEHGHQDCLIGRHAATKVFPVIIDFLREGAADA from the coding sequence ATGACGGCCCCGGCATCTGAGGCCCACCAAGCGCAACGCTGGCTCTCGCAGGGCCTGGAGCGCCTGTGGTGGGAGCTCGTGCAGGCCGAGCGCGCGGGGGTGCGGCCGGCGTTCGACTTCGACCTGCTGATCGTCGGCAGCGGCTATGGCGCGGCGGTCGCCGCGGCCGAGCTGGCCGGCAGCGTGGACGCCGAGGGCCGGCCGCAGCGCATCGCCCTGCTGGAGCGCGGGCGCGAATACCTGCCCGGCGCCTTCCCGGCGCGCCTGGCCGATCTGCCCGGCGCGGTGCGCTTCGCCAGCGCCGAGGCCCAGGCACCCAAGGGCCGGCGCGAGGGGCTGTTCGACATCCGCCTCGGCCCCGACATGACGGTGGTGCTGGCCAACGGCCTGGGCGGCGGCTCGCTCATCAATGCCGGCGTGATGGAGCCGGCCGCGCCGGCGGTGTTCGCGCAAGCGCCCTGGCCCGCCGCGCTGCGCGAGGAGCCGGCGCCGCTGCAGGTCTGGTACGAGCGCGCGCATGCACGCCTGGGCAGCCAGGCCAACACCATTGCGCGCTTGCAGGGCCACCAGCCGCGCCGCCTGCAGTGGTTGCAGGGCCTGGCGTGCGCGGATGTGCCGAACGCCCAGGCGCGCGCGGCGCGCATCACCGTGGCCCTGGCCGAGCACCCCAAGAGCGCCGCCGGCCTGGCGCTGGAACGCTGCATCGCCTGCGGCGACTGCGCCACCGGTTGCAACACCGGCGCCAAGGAATCGCTCGACACCAATCTGCTGGTTCAGGCCGCGCAAGCGGGCCTGCAGATCTATACCGGCGCCACCGTGGAACTGCTGCTGCCCGCGGCGGGTGGCGGCTGGGAGCTGCAGCTGCAGCACACCGACGAGCTGCTGCGCGCGCGCGAGCCGGCGCCGCTGCGCCTGCGCGCGCACCGCGTCATCCTCGCCGCCGGCAGCCTCGGTTCCACCGAGATCCTCATGCGCTCGCGCGCCGCCGGCCTGGCGCTGTCGGCCTGCCTGGGTCAGCGCTTCTCGGGCAATGGCGATGTGCTGGCGGCGGCGGTGGATGCGGCGCAGGAGCTGCATGGCATCGCCGACGAAGACCTGGCGCCAGCCGAACGCGGCGTCGGCCCCACCATCACCGGCCTGCTCGACAGCGGCGAGGGCTTCGTGGTCGAGGACCTGGCCATCCCCGGCGCCCTGCGCTGGGTCTGGGAGGAAAGCTTTGCGCTCGCGCGCACGCTCGACGACCTGGCGCGCGGCGACGAGGGCCGGCATGCCGGCGGGCGCGAGCCCTTCGACGACCCCTTCGCCATCCGCCCCGCGCGCAGCCTGCGCAGCGTGGCGCTGGCCATCATGGGCCTGGACGCGGCCGCCGGCGAGCTGCGCCTGCCGCCATCCAAGGTCGGCGCGGCCCAGGAGAGTGGCGTGCTGAGCGTGCACTGGCCGACGCTCAAGGACGACGGCCAGGTGGATGCGCGCCACCGCTGGCTGGCCGAGCGCCTGGCCACGCAGGGCGCGCGCCTGCTCGCCAACCCGGCCTGGCGGCTGCTGCCGGCGGAGCTGGAGTTCATGCTCGGCAGCACGCGCGGGCCCATGCTCACGGTGCATCCGCTGGGCGGCTGCGGCATGGCCGACGCGGCGGATGGCGGCGTGGTCAACCAATGGGGTCAGGTCTTTACCGGCAAGAACGGTCACGCCAGCAGCGAGGTCTACGCCGACCTGGCGGTGCTGGACGGCGCCATCATGCCCACCGCCCTGGGCATCAACCCGGCGCTCACCATCACCGCGCTGGCGCTGCGCGCCGTGGCCGCGCCGACCGGGCTCAGGCATCAATGGGGGCTGCAGGCGCCGGCCGTGCCCTTACAGGTGCAGGGACCACGGCCGCGTTACCGTGCGCCCGCGCACCAGCCCGGCCTGCCCACGCTGGCCGAGTTCCGCGAGCGCATGGCCGGCTTTGTGCGCCTGCCCGGCGCGCCCGGCGGCGAGGTCAAGTACCTGGAGCTGAGCTTTGTGTACGGCGAGCTGCCGCTGCGCCAGTTGCTGCAGCCGGGCCCCGAGCGCGCCTTGCGCATCGACGCCGAGCAGGGCCGCGGCATGCTGCGCCTGTTCGATACCGAGCCCGACCCCGATGCGCCCGGCCGCTACATGGTGGTGGCGCGCGAGCGTCGCCCCGGCGAGGGCAAGCTCTGGATGCATGCCGAGCGCCGCGACGAGGACGCGCGCTGGTGCGCGCCGCTCGCCAGCGCCGAGCTGGCGGTGTTCCATCGCGCACCCAGCGGGCCGCTGCGGCGGCGCCTGCGCGGCCTGGCCGCGTGGTTCATGAACCGTGGCTGGCGCGACATGGTGTTCGCGCTGCAGGACCAACTCGCCGGCCGCGTTCCAGCCCAGCCGGGCCAGGGCCGAAGCCATGGATTTTTGGCTAGGCTGCTGGCGCAGGCCCGCAACGCCTGGCACCTGGCCAGCCACGCGGGCGAGCGCCGCCTGATGGACTACCGCCTCACCGTGGGCCACCCCGCGCCCGAGGCCGGCCGCCTGCCGATCTGGGCCATCGGCCTGGTGGGGCTGGAGCTGCGCGGCAGCAAGCGCATCGGCTACAGCCGGCGCGGCAACCCCTGGATGCAGCTGAGCCGGCTCTATCTGGAACCGGGGTCGCCCTTCGAGCCGCTGGCCGGGCAGCGCGAGGCCATGCTGGAGCTGGACCTCTACTACCTGGCGCGCCAGCGCGTGCCGCTGTTGCGCCTGACCCAGGCGCAGGACCTGCCCAGCGCGATCCGCGACGTGGGTGCGCTGATGGCCTATGCCGCGCGCATGCTGATCGGCCTGCATGTCTGGAGCATGCGCAAGCCCGACCCCGCGCCCGAGCGCGAGATCCGCCGCCTGCCGCACGCGGTGCCGGACCTGCCCGCGCCCGAGATCGTCGAGCTGCCCACCGGGCGCTGGGGCGAGGCCGGGGCGCAGCGCCGCCCGGTGGGCCGCGCGCCCAGTGCCGACGATCAGCGCACCGTCTATTGCCGGCTGACGCGCTACCGCGCCAAGCGAGCGGGCGCCACGCCGCTCCTGATGATCCATGGCTACAGCGCCAGCGGCACCACCTTCGCCCATCACTCGGTGCAGCCCGGCCCGGCCAAGCTGCTGTGGGACGAGGGCTACGACATCTGGATCGTCGACATGCGCACCAGCGCTGGCATGCCCACCGCGCGCCTGCCCTGGACCTTCGAGGAGGCCGCCTTCAACGACATCCCGGTGGCGATCGACCACATCCTGCAGGCCACCGGCCAGGCACAGCTGCAGGTGCTGGCGCATTGCATGGGTTCGGTGATGCTGCACATGGCGCTGCTGGAGCCGCGCGAGCAGCCGGACATCGAGCATTTCTATCCGCTGCGGCGCGCGCTGATGGCGCAGCGGCAGATCAGCAAGCTGGTGATCTCGCAGGTCACGCCGATGCTGATCTTTTCGCCCACCAACACCTTGCGCGCGCACCTGATGCAATACCTGCGGCCCTATCTGCCGCTGCAGGACTATGCCTTCCGGCCGGCGGGCGACAAGCTGCTGGACCAGCTGATCGACCGCCTGCTCGCCACCTTGCCCTACCCGGACAACGAGTACGACATCGAGAACCCGCCGCCGCCCAGCATTGCGCGCACGCCCTGGGTGCGCACGCGCCACCGCATGGACATGCTGTACGGCCGCGACTTCGCGATCGGCAATGTCGACCAGCCGGTGTTCGACCACATCGACGACCATTTCGGTCCGCTGAGCCTGGACACGGTGGCGCAGGCGATCAACTTCGCGCGTGCCAACGAGATC
- a CDS encoding ATP-binding response regulator — translation MARELTPEDHSVKLELLQLLARQGRRMPYPVGLSAVVIAAMAAPRLPLWVTVGWVALVFAVLALRWALLGRLPAMQQVAVDKRLQWAVGLSLLNGLVFTLSLAFAPYMSDYQRMVQTLLLLGLCAGAVASTAGNAPVFRAFLVPLTLANSLAWLVGGAHGLGWEDWALSLLILGFGLILAGLARDTYRVFVESVLIRQQQVKSNQQLRLALSQAEQAMLAKTRFLASASHDLRQPMHTLSLFGAALEMRQLDKPTAEIAVNMNLALRSLSSQMDALLDISKLDAQVVPVHNQAIALSPWLTRLYQEFLPMAQRKHLRLTLLCQPAAWVESDPVLLERVVRNLLDNAIKYTQAGEVVIEVTEGDEVWIIEVRDTGAGIAEHEQARVFEEFYQIGNPERDRNKGLGLGLSIVSRLVDLLDLHLELRSVQGLGSSFKLSIAATEAGSAVSAPSSGMPELSLPPLRVLVIDDEEPVRLAMQALLSAHGCEVVGASGTREGLLKSMAARPDIALVDYRLRAGEDGIAAVRSLRSAVPELPAVLISGDTAPERLREAHAAGLILLHKPVSQEQLVAAMHAALTAAYPHDGPGI, via the coding sequence ATGGCGCGCGAACTGACCCCCGAAGACCACAGCGTCAAGCTCGAACTCCTGCAATTGCTGGCCCGGCAGGGGCGGCGCATGCCCTACCCGGTGGGCCTCAGCGCGGTGGTGATCGCGGCCATGGCCGCGCCGCGCCTGCCGCTGTGGGTGACGGTGGGCTGGGTGGCCCTGGTGTTTGCGGTGCTGGCACTGCGCTGGGCGCTGCTGGGGCGCCTGCCCGCCATGCAGCAGGTGGCGGTGGACAAGCGCCTGCAATGGGCGGTGGGGCTGAGCCTGCTGAACGGCCTGGTGTTCACGCTCTCGCTCGCCTTCGCGCCCTATATGAGCGATTACCAGCGCATGGTGCAGACCCTGCTGCTGCTGGGCCTGTGCGCCGGCGCGGTGGCCTCCACCGCGGGCAATGCGCCGGTGTTCCGTGCCTTCCTGGTGCCGCTCACCCTGGCCAACAGCCTGGCCTGGCTGGTGGGCGGCGCGCATGGCCTGGGCTGGGAGGACTGGGCGCTGAGCCTGCTGATCCTGGGCTTCGGCCTGATCCTGGCGGGGCTGGCGCGCGACACCTACCGCGTCTTCGTCGAATCGGTGCTGATACGCCAGCAGCAGGTCAAGAGCAACCAGCAGCTGCGCCTGGCGCTCTCGCAGGCGGAGCAGGCCATGCTGGCGAAGACGCGCTTCCTGGCCTCGGCCAGCCACGATCTGCGCCAGCCCATGCACACGCTCTCGCTGTTCGGCGCGGCGCTGGAGATGCGCCAGCTCGACAAGCCCACCGCCGAGATCGCCGTCAACATGAATCTGGCGCTGCGCTCGCTTTCCAGCCAGATGGATGCGCTGCTGGACATCTCCAAGCTCGACGCCCAGGTGGTGCCGGTGCACAACCAGGCGATTGCGCTCAGCCCCTGGCTGACCCGGCTCTACCAGGAGTTCCTGCCGATGGCGCAGCGCAAGCATCTGCGCCTGACCCTGCTGTGCCAGCCCGCTGCCTGGGTGGAGAGCGACCCGGTGCTGCTCGAGCGCGTGGTGCGCAACCTGCTCGACAACGCCATCAAGTACACCCAGGCCGGCGAGGTCGTGATCGAGGTCACCGAGGGCGACGAGGTCTGGATCATCGAGGTGCGCGACACCGGCGCCGGCATTGCCGAGCATGAGCAGGCGCGCGTGTTCGAGGAGTTCTACCAGATCGGCAACCCCGAGCGCGACCGCAACAAGGGCCTGGGCCTGGGCCTGTCCATCGTCAGCCGCCTGGTCGATCTGCTGGACCTGCACCTGGAACTGCGCTCGGTGCAGGGCCTGGGCAGCTCCTTCAAGCTCAGCATCGCCGCCACCGAGGCCGGCAGCGCCGTCAGCGCGCCCAGCAGCGGCATGCCCGAGCTGAGCCTGCCGCCGCTGCGCGTGCTGGTGATTGACGATGAGGAGCCGGTGCGCCTGGCCATGCAGGCGCTGCTGAGCGCGCATGGCTGCGAGGTGGTGGGTGCCAGCGGCACGCGCGAGGGCCTGCTCAAGAGCATGGCGGCGCGCCCCGACATCGCCCTGGTGGACTACCGCCTGCGCGCCGGCGAGGATGGCATCGCCGCGGTGCGCTCGCTGCGCAGCGCCGTGCCCGAGCTGCCGGCGGTGCTGATCAGCGGCGACACCGCGCCCGAGCGCCTGCGCGAGGCCCATGCGGCCGGCCTGATCCTGCTGCACAAGCCGGTCTCGCAGGAGCAGCTGGTTGCGGCCATGCATGCGGCGCTGACGGCCGCCTACCCGCATGACGGCCCCGGCATCTGA